The following are from one region of the Gossypium hirsutum isolate 1008001.06 chromosome D03, Gossypium_hirsutum_v2.1, whole genome shotgun sequence genome:
- the LOC121215610 gene encoding autophagy-related protein 8f isoform X1, with the protein MAKSYFKQEHDLEKRRAEAARIREKYPDRIPVIVEKAERSDIPNIDKKKYLVPADLTVGQFVYVIRKRIKLSAEKAIFMFVENVLPPTGAIMSAIYEEKKDEDGFLYVTYCGENTFGDLSSE; encoded by the exons ATGGCAAAGAGTTACTTCAAGCAAGAGCATGATCTTG AGAAGAGGCGGGCTGAGGCTGCTAGGATTAGGGAGAAATACCCTGATAGAATACCA GTGATCGTGGAGAAGGCAGAGAGAAGTGATATACCAAACATTGACAAGAAAAA GTACCTTGTCCCAGCCGACTTAACTGTTGGTCAATTTGTATATGTCATTCGTAAAAGGATCAAACTGAGTGCAGAAAAAGCAATATTCATGTTTGTTGAAAATGTCCTCCCACCAACTG gtGCCATTATGTCTGCCATATACGAAGAGAAGAAGGACGAAGATGGATTTCTTTACGTTACTTACTGTGGGGAGAACACGTTCGGGGATCTGAGTTCTGAGTAG
- the LOC121215610 gene encoding autophagy-related protein 8f isoform X3, with translation MAKSYFKQEHDLEKRRAEAARIREKYPDRIPVIVEKAERSDIPNIDKKKYLVPADLTVGQFVYVIRKRIKLSAEKAIFMFVENVLPPTGNPMEIYKSFIAC, from the exons ATGGCAAAGAGTTACTTCAAGCAAGAGCATGATCTTG AGAAGAGGCGGGCTGAGGCTGCTAGGATTAGGGAGAAATACCCTGATAGAATACCA GTGATCGTGGAGAAGGCAGAGAGAAGTGATATACCAAACATTGACAAGAAAAA GTACCTTGTCCCAGCCGACTTAACTGTTGGTCAATTTGTATATGTCATTCGTAAAAGGATCAAACTGAGTGCAGAAAAAGCAATATTCATGTTTGTTGAAAATGTCCTCCCACCAACTGGTAATCCTATGGAAATTTATAAATCTTTCATTGCTTGTTAG
- the LOC121215610 gene encoding autophagy-related protein 8f isoform X2, translated as MILRRAEAARIREKYPDRIPVIVEKAERSDIPNIDKKKYLVPADLTVGQFVYVIRKRIKLSAEKAIFMFVENVLPPTGAIMSAIYEEKKDEDGFLYVTYCGENTFGDLSSE; from the exons ATGATCTTG AGGCGGGCTGAGGCTGCTAGGATTAGGGAGAAATACCCTGATAGAATACCA GTGATCGTGGAGAAGGCAGAGAGAAGTGATATACCAAACATTGACAAGAAAAA GTACCTTGTCCCAGCCGACTTAACTGTTGGTCAATTTGTATATGTCATTCGTAAAAGGATCAAACTGAGTGCAGAAAAAGCAATATTCATGTTTGTTGAAAATGTCCTCCCACCAACTG gtGCCATTATGTCTGCCATATACGAAGAGAAGAAGGACGAAGATGGATTTCTTTACGTTACTTACTGTGGGGAGAACACGTTCGGGGATCTGAGTTCTGAGTAG